One genomic region from Prunus persica cultivar Lovell chromosome G3, Prunus_persica_NCBIv2, whole genome shotgun sequence encodes:
- the LOC18782146 gene encoding NAC domain-containing protein 86 isoform X3, with product MAPVSLPPGFRFHPTDEELVAYYLKRKINGRKIELEVIPEVDLYKCEPWDLPGKSLLPSKDLEWYFFSPRDRKYPNGSRTNRATKAGYWKATGKDRKVNSQTRAVGMKKTLVYYRGRAPHGIRTDWVMHEYRLDERECETAQGLQDAYALCRIFKKSATGPKIGEHYGSTSTTNYQLTSDHSSSVELYSDGGRCEDFESSSYPMQMNACSSSPNFVHTSSLDMARKRDGKWTQFLSKDAFNCSSSFSSFPNHGNVPYPPSKVDIALECARLQHRLSLPPLEVEDFPQVGINDFKTMQYSNPAVEPTSTETDALQEILSVAHVSQEMINQSSNLADQTWGGNYAAPANDFSFIVDRDAHYNQIADHMNSMRYVDKSWENPYTRPIDIGDLEDDFRMENTAENLRWVGISDKYLEKSFMEENKVVPLENISGFRREEQEHEVQVAGETGDQSGMIKEFNDSETNDDFSLGFINEDPNDNFLNDGTMDDYSPSPSFEVIEEIQVNHGMFVSTRQVAETFFHQLMPSQTVKVHLNPVLGHNVFVERVDTQTKCENIGSFFESFKAFGMDKFVGVSKSTKPWRKFASTLVCAVTLLLMHIIYFGQHVEDEKLMDAFTTTTTAAIVEEKGNSTVSKKKRLGLIKWSNKEEKVCLVNIRGGNSCSVLLKKIGVFLTVSLALCTMWAL from the exons ATGGCTCCTGTTTCATTGCCTCCTGGTTTTAGGTTTCATCCCACAGACGAAGAACTGGTTGCTTACTACCTCAAAAGAAAGATTAATGGCCGTAAGATCGAATTAGAGGTCATCCCTGAAGTTGATCTCTACAAGTGTGAGCCGTGGGACTTACCAG GAAAGTCATTATTACCCAGCAAAGATCTGGAGTGGTATTTCTTCAGTCCGCGAGATCGAAAATACCCTAATGGATCCAGGACCAATCGTGCAACTAAAGCTGGATATTGGAAGGCCACCGGAAAGGACCGCAAAGTAAACTCTCAGACGCGCGCGGTAGGCATGAAAAAAACCCTAGTTTATTACCGGGGGCGGGCACCCCACGGGATTCGAACCGATTGGGTTATGCATGAGTATCGCCTTGACGAGAGAGAGTGTGAAACTGCACAAGGCTTGCAG GACGCATATGCGCTGTGTCGTATTTTCAAGAAGAGTGCAACGGGGCCAAAGATAGGAGAGCATTATGGAAGCACAAGTACTACCAATTACCAACTTACCAGTGATCACTCATCAAGCGTTGAACTGTATTCTGATGGTGGAAGATGTGAAGATTTCGAAAGCTCCAGTTATCCGATGCAAATGAACGCATGCTCTTCTTCACCAAACTTTGTCCATACATCCTCACTTGACATGGCTAGAAAAAGAGATGGAAAATGGACACAGTTCTTATCTAAAGAtgcatttaattgctcatcctcGTTTTCTTCATTTCCCAATCATGGAAACGTTCCATACCCTCCATCTAAG GTTGATATAGCATTGGAGTGTGCAAGGCTGCAGCATAGGCTCTCACTTCCTCCATTAGAAGTGGAGGATTTCCCTCAAGTTGGAATCAACGACTTCAAGACGATGCAATATTCAAATCCTGCAGTTGAACCCACAAGTACTGAGACTGATGCACTGCAGGAAATTCTCTCAGTTGCACATGTTTCTCAAGAAATGATCAATCAGTCCAGTAATCTTGCTGATCAGACATGGGGTGGAAACTATGCTGCTCCAGCCAATGACTTTAGCTTTATTGTTGACAGAGACGCTCATTATAATCAGATTGCTGATCACATGAATTCTATGAGATATGTGGACAAATCATGGGAAAATCCGTATACAAGGCCAATCGACATTGGAGATCTGGAGGATGATTTTAGGATGGAGAATACAGCTGAGAATCTAAGATGGGTAGGAATATCAGACAAATATCTGGAGAAG AGTTTCATGGAAGAAAACAAGGTAGTTCCATTAGAAAACATTTCAGGTTTTCGAAGGGAAGAGCAAGAGCATGAGGTTCAAG TTGCAGGAGAAACTGGGGATCAAAGTGGCATGATTAAGGAATTCAACGATAGCGAGACGAATGATGATTTCTCACTTGGATTCATCAATGAAGACCCAAACGATAACTTCCTCAATGATGGCACCATGGATGACTATTCGCCTTCTCCAAGTTTCGAAGTCATCGAAGAAATTCAAGTTAACCATGGCATGTTTGTTTCGACTCGTCAGGTGGCCGAGACATTTTTTCACCAGTTAATGCCTTCACAAACCGTTAAGGTCCATCTAAACCCAGTGTTGGGGCACAACGTCTTTGTAGAAAGAGTCGATACACAAACAAAATGTGAGAATATAGGCTCTTTCTTTGAGAGTTTCAAGGCTTTTGGGATGGACAAGTTTGTTGGAGTTAGCAAATCCACAAAGCCATGGAGGAAATTTGCAAGCACTCTTGTTTGTGCAGTTACACTTCTGTTGATGCACATCATTTATTTTGGGCAACATGTGGAAGATGAAAAATTGATGGATGCATTCACCACAACCACAACTGCTGCTATTGTGGAAGAAAAAGGCAACTCTACTGTtagcaagaagaagagactTGGATTAATTAAGTGGagcaacaaagaagaaaaggtttGCTTGGTGAATATAAGAGGTGGGAATAGTTGTAGTGTGCTTCTGAAAAAGATAGGGGTTTTCCTCACTGTTTCTTTGGCTCTTTGTACCATGTGGGCTCTTTGA
- the LOC18782146 gene encoding NAC domain-containing protein 86 isoform X1, with the protein MAPVSLPPGFRFHPTDEELVAYYLKRKINGRKIELEVIPEVDLYKCEPWDLPGKSLLPSKDLEWYFFSPRDRKYPNGSRTNRATKAGYWKATGKDRKVNSQTRAVGMKKTLVYYRGRAPHGIRTDWVMHEYRLDERECETAQGLQVQDAYALCRIFKKSATGPKIGEHYGSTSTTNYQLTSDHSSSVELYSDGGRCEDFESSSYPMQMNACSSSPNFVHTSSLDMARKRDGKWTQFLSKDAFNCSSSFSSFPNHGNVPYPPSKVDIALECARLQHRLSLPPLEVEDFPQVGINDFKTMQYSNPAVEPTSTETDALQEILSVAHVSQEMINQSSNLADQTWGGNYAAPANDFSFIVDRDAHYNQIADHMNSMRYVDKSWENPYTRPIDIGDLEDDFRMENTAENLRWVGISDKYLEKSFMEENKVVPLENISGFRREEQEHEVQVAGETGDQSGMIKEFNDSETNDDFSLGFINEDPNDNFLNDGTMDDYSPSPSFEVIEEIQVNHGMFVSTRQVAETFFHQLMPSQTVKVHLNPVLGHNVFVERVDTQTKCENIGSFFESFKAFGMDKFVGVSKSTKPWRKFASTLVCAVTLLLMHIIYFGQHVEDEKLMDAFTTTTTAAIVEEKGNSTVSKKKRLGLIKWSNKEEKVCLVNIRGGNSCSVLLKKIGVFLTVSLALCTMWAL; encoded by the exons ATGGCTCCTGTTTCATTGCCTCCTGGTTTTAGGTTTCATCCCACAGACGAAGAACTGGTTGCTTACTACCTCAAAAGAAAGATTAATGGCCGTAAGATCGAATTAGAGGTCATCCCTGAAGTTGATCTCTACAAGTGTGAGCCGTGGGACTTACCAG GAAAGTCATTATTACCCAGCAAAGATCTGGAGTGGTATTTCTTCAGTCCGCGAGATCGAAAATACCCTAATGGATCCAGGACCAATCGTGCAACTAAAGCTGGATATTGGAAGGCCACCGGAAAGGACCGCAAAGTAAACTCTCAGACGCGCGCGGTAGGCATGAAAAAAACCCTAGTTTATTACCGGGGGCGGGCACCCCACGGGATTCGAACCGATTGGGTTATGCATGAGTATCGCCTTGACGAGAGAGAGTGTGAAACTGCACAAGGCTTGCAGGTTCAG GACGCATATGCGCTGTGTCGTATTTTCAAGAAGAGTGCAACGGGGCCAAAGATAGGAGAGCATTATGGAAGCACAAGTACTACCAATTACCAACTTACCAGTGATCACTCATCAAGCGTTGAACTGTATTCTGATGGTGGAAGATGTGAAGATTTCGAAAGCTCCAGTTATCCGATGCAAATGAACGCATGCTCTTCTTCACCAAACTTTGTCCATACATCCTCACTTGACATGGCTAGAAAAAGAGATGGAAAATGGACACAGTTCTTATCTAAAGAtgcatttaattgctcatcctcGTTTTCTTCATTTCCCAATCATGGAAACGTTCCATACCCTCCATCTAAG GTTGATATAGCATTGGAGTGTGCAAGGCTGCAGCATAGGCTCTCACTTCCTCCATTAGAAGTGGAGGATTTCCCTCAAGTTGGAATCAACGACTTCAAGACGATGCAATATTCAAATCCTGCAGTTGAACCCACAAGTACTGAGACTGATGCACTGCAGGAAATTCTCTCAGTTGCACATGTTTCTCAAGAAATGATCAATCAGTCCAGTAATCTTGCTGATCAGACATGGGGTGGAAACTATGCTGCTCCAGCCAATGACTTTAGCTTTATTGTTGACAGAGACGCTCATTATAATCAGATTGCTGATCACATGAATTCTATGAGATATGTGGACAAATCATGGGAAAATCCGTATACAAGGCCAATCGACATTGGAGATCTGGAGGATGATTTTAGGATGGAGAATACAGCTGAGAATCTAAGATGGGTAGGAATATCAGACAAATATCTGGAGAAG AGTTTCATGGAAGAAAACAAGGTAGTTCCATTAGAAAACATTTCAGGTTTTCGAAGGGAAGAGCAAGAGCATGAGGTTCAAG TTGCAGGAGAAACTGGGGATCAAAGTGGCATGATTAAGGAATTCAACGATAGCGAGACGAATGATGATTTCTCACTTGGATTCATCAATGAAGACCCAAACGATAACTTCCTCAATGATGGCACCATGGATGACTATTCGCCTTCTCCAAGTTTCGAAGTCATCGAAGAAATTCAAGTTAACCATGGCATGTTTGTTTCGACTCGTCAGGTGGCCGAGACATTTTTTCACCAGTTAATGCCTTCACAAACCGTTAAGGTCCATCTAAACCCAGTGTTGGGGCACAACGTCTTTGTAGAAAGAGTCGATACACAAACAAAATGTGAGAATATAGGCTCTTTCTTTGAGAGTTTCAAGGCTTTTGGGATGGACAAGTTTGTTGGAGTTAGCAAATCCACAAAGCCATGGAGGAAATTTGCAAGCACTCTTGTTTGTGCAGTTACACTTCTGTTGATGCACATCATTTATTTTGGGCAACATGTGGAAGATGAAAAATTGATGGATGCATTCACCACAACCACAACTGCTGCTATTGTGGAAGAAAAAGGCAACTCTACTGTtagcaagaagaagagactTGGATTAATTAAGTGGagcaacaaagaagaaaaggtttGCTTGGTGAATATAAGAGGTGGGAATAGTTGTAGTGTGCTTCTGAAAAAGATAGGGGTTTTCCTCACTGTTTCTTTGGCTCTTTGTACCATGTGGGCTCTTTGA
- the LOC18783929 gene encoding uncharacterized protein LOC18783929, whose translation MGDHSLSTAAFDRAVQQAIVSMKKGAYLLKYGQRGKPKFCPFRLSTDEKFLIWYSGKEERQLKLSLVTKIIPGQRSVSFRRQLEPERECQSFSLVYAHGERSLDLICKDEAQCEYWILGLRALISRCRHPRTLSSLGSFRQVQSCLNSPAGPLRRKQNLGVMDDATEFSQVRSVCASPTLSLSERCFSDGLSYSSDSFYSSERVLSSMKNVTDISVPDSPHIESDHLKRRRIYSDAGYEPHRFVSYAFGTSRIEKDNILKDVMIWGESIGGNLDSAVNRITNNSGLHVDAVLPKLLESTMMLDVHNISLGGKHAAIVTKQGEVFCWGQADGGRLGNKINMDVSYPKLVDSLNGIQVKSVSCGEYQTCALTHSGKLYTWGDTSCGDSLAGKEKTRSQWLPQKLSGSLNSVNISNVTCGGWHTAIVSTAGQLFTYGDGTFGVLGHGNLDSVSQPREVESLKGLWVKSVSCGSWHTAAVVEIMVDRLRLNSIGGKLFTWGDADKGRLGHVDNERKLLPTFVARLVDHDFVQVCCGRMLTVGLTNKGTVYTMGSAVHGQLGNPQAKDKSITVVEGKLKEEFIREIASGSYHVAVLTARGSVYTWGKGANGQLGLGDVDDRNTPTFVEALRDRQVESIVCGSDSTAAVCLHKSISVNDQSTCYGCNLPFGFIRKKHNCYNCGLLFCHACSRKKAMDASLAPKKGKAFRVCDPCFNNLQKITHSCRSFKQENHSTKQLLTEEKAVPDRKEEKAGATPKYGHLLSIKQTCNKENKSGMRNAMKNHGGDQQHLEPVSSFSSEVPRWGQVPCPDLFKPYCRENSTALDSLSKYNSSSVFSVHSDSAFFSSTSAEKCISMSDEMLIEEIQRLRTEAISLQRKCQIGSHKIHECQQKMEETWSLAREEAATCKAAQEIIKALALRLKTMSEKVSAGRETNDVVAKIVPQLTPLNTDTSNRRLLPQVDSIPDTPIGFSDTPKSLYKRDTCLKKGRPAEDLHPAKTESQQRETKAVKLEWVEQYEPGVYITLVVLPSGQKGLKRVRFSRKKFADKDAERWWEANQGLVYQKYDIEEGYENSKEI comes from the exons ATGGGTGATCATTCTTTGTCCACTGCTGCCTTTGACAGAGCAGTACAACAG GCAATTGTCTCTATGAAGAAGGGTGCATATCTACTGAAATATGGACAGAGAGGGAAGCCCAAGTTCTGCCCTTTTCGGCTTTCCACA GATGAGAAATTTTTGATATGGTACTCTGGAAAGGAAGAAAGGCAATTGAAATTGAGCTTAGTCACAAAGATTATTCCTGGACAGAGGAGT GTTAGTTTTCGGAGGCAACTTGAACCAGAAAGGGAGTGTCAGTCATTTTCACTTGTCTATGCACACGGTGAACGCTCACTTGATCTG ATATGCAAGGACGAAGCCCAATGTGAATACTGGATTTTAGGGTTGAGAGCTTTAATATCCCGGTGTCGCCATCCTAGAACACTTAGCAGTTTGGGGAGTTTCAGACAGGTACAAAGTTGTTTAAATAGTCCAGCAGGTCCTCTTagaagaaagcaaaatctTGGAGTTATGGATGATGCAACCGAATTTTCCCAG GTCCGAAGCGTATGTGCAAGTCCTACTCTATCACTTTCAGAGAGGTGTTTTTCTGATGGCTTATCTTATTCTTCTGATAGCTTTTATTCATCGGAAAGAGTCCTATcaagtatgaaaaatgtaaCGGATATCTCAGTTCCAGATTCTCCACATATTGAATCAGATCATCTCAAGAGGAGGCGAATTTATTCTGATGCTGGCTATGAGCCTCATAGGTTTGTTTCCTATGCTTTTGGAACTTCAAGAATTGAAAAGGACAATATTTTGAAAGATGTCATGATCTGGGGTGAAAGTATTGGAGGGAATTTAGATTCTGCGGTCAATAGGATTACTAACAACAGTGGATTGCATGTAGATGCTGTATTGCCTAAGTTATTAGAATCTACTATGATGTTGGATGTACATAATATATCTTTAGGAGGGAAGCATGCTGCTATAGTTACCAAGCAAGGGGAAGTATTCTGCTGGGGTCAGGCTGATGGGGGAAGACTAGGGAACAAAATCAATATGGATGTGAGCTACCCTAAACTAGTTGACTCCCTTAATGGGATCCAGGTGAAATCTGTCTCGTGTGGTGAATATCAAACATGTGCTCTGACACATTCTGGTAAGCTATATACATGGGGAGACACAAGTTGTGGTGACAGTTTAGCGGGCAAGGAGAAGACTAGGAGTCAGTGGTTACCGCAGAAACTTTCTGGTTCTTTGAATAGCGTAAATATATCAAATGTTACTTGTGGGGGATGGCATACAGCTATAGTGTCCACCGCCGGGCAGTTATTTACATATGGAGATGGAACTTTTGGGGTTCTGGGGCATGGAAATCTTGATAGTGTTTCTCAACCAAGGGAAGTTGAATCTCTCAAGGGTTTATGGGTAAAATCTGTTTCATGTGGATCATGGCACACGGCTGCTGTAGTTGAAATCATGGTCGATCGTCTCAGGTTGAATTCCATAGGTGGGAAGTTGTTTACATGGGGTGATGCAGATAAAGGAAGGCTTGGACATGTGGATAATGAGAGGAAGCTTTTACCAACATTTGTTGCTCGGCTTGTGGATCATGATTTTGTTCAAGTTTGTTGTGGAAGAATGTTGACCGTTGGGCTTACAAATAAAGGTACAGTTTATACAATGGGAAGTGCAGTACATGGGCAGTTAGGGAATCCACAGGCCAAGGATAAATCAATCACAGTTGTTGAAGGGAAGCTTAAAGAAGAGTTCATTAGGGAAATAGCATCAGGTTCATATCATGTTGCTGTTTTGACTGCTAGAGGAAGTGTTTATACCTGGGGAAAGGGGGCAAATGGACAGTTAGGATTAGGTGATGTTGATGATCGCAACACACCCACTTTTGTGGAGGCGTTGAGAGACAGGCAGGTAGAAAGTATAGTTTGTGGATCAGATTCCACGGCAGCAGTCTGCTTACACAAATCTATTTCTGTCAATGACCAGTCAACTTGTTATGGATGTAACCTGCCTTTTGGGTTTATTAGGAAGAAGCATAACTGTTATAATTGTGGTCTTCTATTCTGCCATGCATGTAGCCGTAAGAAGGCTATGGATGCTTCGCTGGCACCCAAGAAAGGCAAGGCTTTTCGAGTCTGTGATCCATGCTTTAACAATCTGCAGAAAATAACACATTCATGTAGATCATTCAAGCAAGAAAATCATAGTACAAAACAGCTATTGACAGAAGAAAAGGCAGTCCCAGAtaggaaggaagaaaaggcTGGAGCAACGCCCAAATATGGTCACTTGTTGTCTATTAAACAGACTTGTAACAAGGAAAATAAGTCTGGAATGAGGAACGCCATGAAGAACCATGGAGGAGACCAGCAGCATCTAGAacctgtttcttctttttcaagcgAAGTGCCACGATGGGGCCAAGTCCCATGCCCTGATCTATTTAAACCATACTGCAGAGAAAATTCTACAGCACTTGACTCTTTGTCCAAATATAATTCATCTTCTGTGTTCTCGGTGCATTCAGATTCTGCTTTTTTCAGCTCCACTAGTGCAGAGAAATGCATATCCATGTCGGATGAGATGCTAATTGAAGAAATTCAGCGGCTGAGAACTGAG GCAATAAGCCTCCAACGGAAATGTCAAATTGGAAGCCACAAGATTCATGAATGTCAACAGAAAATGGAGGAAACATGGTCCCTTGCAAGAGAGGAAGCGGCTACGTGCAAGGCAGCACAGGAGATTATAAAAGCTTTGGCGTTAAGG CTTAAGACTATGTCAGAAAAGGTGTCTGCTGGAAGGGAAACAAATGATGTGGTTGCTAAAATTGTTCCTCAACTCACGCCATTGAATACCGATACATCAAATCGTCGTTTACTTCCTCAAGTAGATAGCATACCTGATACTCCTATTGGGTTCTCTGATACACCGAAGTCCTTGTACAAGAGAGATACTTGTCTAAAGAAAGGCCGGCCAGCGGAGGATTTACATCCTGCAAAAACAGAATCCCAGCAAAGAGAAACTAAAGCAGTGAAGCTTGAATGGGTAGAACAATATGAACCTGGAGTGTATATCACGCTTGTTGTTTTGCCAAGTGGACAGAAGGGGCTAAAGCGAGTGAGATTTAG CCGAAAAAAGTTCGCTGACAAAGATGCAGAAAGATGGTGGGAGGCAAATCAAGGTTTGGTATATCAGAAGTATGACATTGAAGAGGGATATGAGaactcaaaagaaatttaa
- the LOC18782146 gene encoding NAC domain-containing protein 86 isoform X2, which produces MAPVSLPPGFRFHPTDEELVAYYLKRKINGRKIELEVIPEVDLYKCEPWDLPGKSLLPSKDLEWYFFSPRDRKYPNGSRTNRATKAGYWKATGKDRKVNSQTRAVGMKKTLVYYRGRAPHGIRTDWVMHEYRLDERECETAQGLQVQDAYALCRIFKKSATGPKIGEHYGSTSTTNYQLTSDHSSSVELYSDGGRCEDFESSSYPMQMNACSSSPNFVHTSSLDMARKRDGKWTQFLSKDAFNCSSSFSSFPNHGNVPYPPSKVDIALECARLQHRLSLPPLEVEDFPQVGINDFKTMQYSNPAVEPTSTETDALQEILSVAHVSQEMINQSSNLADQTWGGNYAAPANDFSFIVDRDAHYNQIADHMNSMRYVDKSWENPYTRPIDIGDLEDDFRMENTAENLRWVGISDKYLEKSFMEENKVVPLENISGFRREEQEHEVQGETGDQSGMIKEFNDSETNDDFSLGFINEDPNDNFLNDGTMDDYSPSPSFEVIEEIQVNHGMFVSTRQVAETFFHQLMPSQTVKVHLNPVLGHNVFVERVDTQTKCENIGSFFESFKAFGMDKFVGVSKSTKPWRKFASTLVCAVTLLLMHIIYFGQHVEDEKLMDAFTTTTTAAIVEEKGNSTVSKKKRLGLIKWSNKEEKVCLVNIRGGNSCSVLLKKIGVFLTVSLALCTMWAL; this is translated from the exons ATGGCTCCTGTTTCATTGCCTCCTGGTTTTAGGTTTCATCCCACAGACGAAGAACTGGTTGCTTACTACCTCAAAAGAAAGATTAATGGCCGTAAGATCGAATTAGAGGTCATCCCTGAAGTTGATCTCTACAAGTGTGAGCCGTGGGACTTACCAG GAAAGTCATTATTACCCAGCAAAGATCTGGAGTGGTATTTCTTCAGTCCGCGAGATCGAAAATACCCTAATGGATCCAGGACCAATCGTGCAACTAAAGCTGGATATTGGAAGGCCACCGGAAAGGACCGCAAAGTAAACTCTCAGACGCGCGCGGTAGGCATGAAAAAAACCCTAGTTTATTACCGGGGGCGGGCACCCCACGGGATTCGAACCGATTGGGTTATGCATGAGTATCGCCTTGACGAGAGAGAGTGTGAAACTGCACAAGGCTTGCAGGTTCAG GACGCATATGCGCTGTGTCGTATTTTCAAGAAGAGTGCAACGGGGCCAAAGATAGGAGAGCATTATGGAAGCACAAGTACTACCAATTACCAACTTACCAGTGATCACTCATCAAGCGTTGAACTGTATTCTGATGGTGGAAGATGTGAAGATTTCGAAAGCTCCAGTTATCCGATGCAAATGAACGCATGCTCTTCTTCACCAAACTTTGTCCATACATCCTCACTTGACATGGCTAGAAAAAGAGATGGAAAATGGACACAGTTCTTATCTAAAGAtgcatttaattgctcatcctcGTTTTCTTCATTTCCCAATCATGGAAACGTTCCATACCCTCCATCTAAG GTTGATATAGCATTGGAGTGTGCAAGGCTGCAGCATAGGCTCTCACTTCCTCCATTAGAAGTGGAGGATTTCCCTCAAGTTGGAATCAACGACTTCAAGACGATGCAATATTCAAATCCTGCAGTTGAACCCACAAGTACTGAGACTGATGCACTGCAGGAAATTCTCTCAGTTGCACATGTTTCTCAAGAAATGATCAATCAGTCCAGTAATCTTGCTGATCAGACATGGGGTGGAAACTATGCTGCTCCAGCCAATGACTTTAGCTTTATTGTTGACAGAGACGCTCATTATAATCAGATTGCTGATCACATGAATTCTATGAGATATGTGGACAAATCATGGGAAAATCCGTATACAAGGCCAATCGACATTGGAGATCTGGAGGATGATTTTAGGATGGAGAATACAGCTGAGAATCTAAGATGGGTAGGAATATCAGACAAATATCTGGAGAAG AGTTTCATGGAAGAAAACAAGGTAGTTCCATTAGAAAACATTTCAGGTTTTCGAAGGGAAGAGCAAGAGCATGAGGTTCAAG GAGAAACTGGGGATCAAAGTGGCATGATTAAGGAATTCAACGATAGCGAGACGAATGATGATTTCTCACTTGGATTCATCAATGAAGACCCAAACGATAACTTCCTCAATGATGGCACCATGGATGACTATTCGCCTTCTCCAAGTTTCGAAGTCATCGAAGAAATTCAAGTTAACCATGGCATGTTTGTTTCGACTCGTCAGGTGGCCGAGACATTTTTTCACCAGTTAATGCCTTCACAAACCGTTAAGGTCCATCTAAACCCAGTGTTGGGGCACAACGTCTTTGTAGAAAGAGTCGATACACAAACAAAATGTGAGAATATAGGCTCTTTCTTTGAGAGTTTCAAGGCTTTTGGGATGGACAAGTTTGTTGGAGTTAGCAAATCCACAAAGCCATGGAGGAAATTTGCAAGCACTCTTGTTTGTGCAGTTACACTTCTGTTGATGCACATCATTTATTTTGGGCAACATGTGGAAGATGAAAAATTGATGGATGCATTCACCACAACCACAACTGCTGCTATTGTGGAAGAAAAAGGCAACTCTACTGTtagcaagaagaagagactTGGATTAATTAAGTGGagcaacaaagaagaaaaggtttGCTTGGTGAATATAAGAGGTGGGAATAGTTGTAGTGTGCTTCTGAAAAAGATAGGGGTTTTCCTCACTGTTTCTTTGGCTCTTTGTACCATGTGGGCTCTTTGA
- the LOC18781725 gene encoding probable glutathione S-transferase, protein MSDVILLDCWASPFCMRVKIALEEKGIKYENRAEDLFGGKSELLLTSNPIYGKVPVLLHNGKPLCESSIIVGYIDETWASPPLLPSCPYGRAQAKFWADFIDKKLFDAGGNIWKTKGEAQAVAVKDFIEILKQLEGGLGDKDYFGGDSFGFVDIIAIAIISWFNAFERFGNFKVEDHTPKFSAWIKRCLQRETVAKIIPDPEKVYEFVLLLKKMNGIE, encoded by the exons ATGTCTGATGTTATTCTTTTGGACTGTTGGGCGAGTCCCTTCTGCATGAGGGTGAAGATTGCCCTGGAGGAAAAGGGCATCAAGTATGAAAACAGAGCTGAGGATCTCTTTGGAGGCAAGAGTGAACTGCTGCTCACGTCGAACCCAATTTACGGGAAGGTGCCGGTGCTGCTTCACAATGGAAAACCATTGTGTGAGTCGAGCATCATCGTTGGCTACATTGATGAGACCTGGGCTTCACCACCACTACTCCCATCTTGCCCTTATGGTCGGGCTCAAGCCAAGTTCTGGGCTGACTTCATTGACAAAAAG TTGTTCGATGCGGGCGGCAACATATGGAAAACCAAAGGAGAAGCACAAGCGGTGGCTGTAAAAGACTTCATAGAGATCTTAAAGCAGCTGGAGGGTGGTCTGGGAGACAAGGATTACTTCGGTGGCGATAGCTTTGGTTTTGTGGACATCATAGCGATTGCTATAATCAGCTGGTTTAATGCATTCGAAAGGTTTGGCAACTTCAAGGTTGAAGACCACACCCCAAAGTTTTCAGCTTGGATTAAGAGGTGTTTGCAGAGAGAGACAGTAGCCAAAATCATTCCAGACCCAGAAAAGGTGTATGAATTTGTCCTCCTTCTCAAAAAGATGAACGGTATTGAATAG